GGAATTTCTAATTCTTTCATTGTCTTTTCATAATTATTGGAATAGGTGGCTCTGTTAAGAAAAGAATGTCTTTTTCCATTTTTCATAACAATGATTATATCATCATTAGTAGTACTATTAATTATGTGATCAATGTCATCAATTTTTATATATCTTGATTCTGTTCTGTCTGTATAACTATTTCTAAGGTAAAAATCATCTTCTGTCCCTTGTATCCATACATTATTCTCACCAATCATGGCAATACTTTTAATTTTGCCAACGTTATAAATATCACTTACCCGTTCATCTTCATATCTATTTTCTCTTTGTAATTCTCTACTATCTATTTCAATCACATAAAAAGAATCGTCTGGTTTAATGACTAGAACTTCATAATAGTCTACAGGTATTATTTGTTTAACAGGATAATCCAAATCCATTAATTTACCTGACGCATAATATTTATCACCTTTTTTTAAATATATAAGTTCACTTTGACCATTGGTAATGATTTCATCTATATTTTCCATATCATCACCTTCTTTAATAAAATGTATATAGCTTCTATTAGTATACATGTCTACTATATTTGACTTATAATATTCATTATCATAGAAAATATTTCCGAAACCATATGAATCATACACTCCTGTCCTAATAACATCACCACTCTTCTTTAATCCATACAGTACATTTCTCCTATAAATAATTTTTTTCATATTTGACCATTTTGAGTCAAGTTTGTATTCATGACCATAACGATTACTATCTTTACAAATATATCCACTGGATTCTACACTTCCATCAGCTTTTAGCACTACTATACTATGGGGTAGGCTTAATACGTCTTTAATACTTGTACCTTCCAGTTCTCTTATATTTTCTGATATTTTACTATCTTCTTCATCTGTAATAGCAAATTTAGTTACTCCTTTATCATCTTCATAAATTACGATCTCAGGTAATATTTTTTTCACCTGAACTTTATCATTGACTATCTCTTGGTATGGAGGATAAGAGAAGTAAAGGCTTGATAATTGCTTCATGTCATTTTCTACTTTGATATCATAATCTATTTTTGCCCCATCTAATTGATTGCCTGCTTGGTCAGCTAATTTATATTGTTGTTGTATAAGGGATAATTTCAGTTCATCACCTTCATCAAAATTTTCATCAAAAGTAAGTGTTATGGTATTATCTTCAATTTTCGTTCCTGTTGGCACAAGAGCATTTTTTTCGGTTATATGTAATAGATGGTCCTTCCAGTTCTGTGAGGTTTCATTTCCTATCATTGACCTGCCACGAACATTGGAGCAATGTGCTAAGTCTCTTAAAGTGTATTCCTGAGTATTGATATCTGAATCATAATTTTTTGCATCATATTTAAACTCCATTATATTATCATTAGGGGCTATGACATAAGTTTCGAACCTGTTATCTTTAAGATAATTCATTAGCTCATTATCTATGCCTGCTGCTTCATAATCGTATTTATCAGAATCTTTATAATCGAAATCTGTTCCTTTTATAAAGCATAAAAATATCTTCTTACTGTCTTTATCATATCTAATATTTTTAACATCTGAAAAATCAATACTATTTATGTCATGGTAGAAATAGTGAGGAGTAGAATTGGTATATTCCCAAGTATCACCTACTTTAACTGTTATATCGTCTATGACTATATTGTGATATAGCCAACATGCGATAAATTCATAATCACCGTCTAACATTTGTTGCCATCCGTCTGTACATTCTCTATGTGTTACAAGTGTACCTGCTTTATTATCTGGATTATAAAATTGAAATTCTGTTCCTTCAAGCTCATATGAATTATGTTGATTCTCGCTTTTTTTAGAAAATGTCTTTGTAGTCCAGTTTACTTTATCACCTTTTTGGAATTCTATAGTTGGTTTTGTATAGCCTTGAGTTGTTTCATAGATTATTTTCTCTTCTTGTAAGTCATGATGATAATCTATCTCTTTATCTCTATCATCATCCTTATTGGAATATTGATAGAAACCTTTTTCAAAATAGTACTTTAAATCAATTATTCTTGCATAGCTATTGTAATCTTTGGTTTCTTTTTGTTCTCCTATTTTTTTCTGGTCAGTAATCATATGTACATTAAAGTCTTTATTGTTAGCAAATGCTGTTGATTTTAACAGATTAAGTTGTGTTTTAAGATTCATCAAATCAGTATCTTTATAATCTGTTGCAACTACTATGTCATAGACTTCATCTTTGGAGATATCTACTTTAACTGACGTTACAGGTGCTATATTGTCAACTTCCGATATACATTCTTTGGCTGGTTTATCTTCTGTATCATCTGTTAGAATATATGACATATCAATAAATTCTAAAAGTCTGTTATCATGTTCTTCGTATACTTTCAGTGCAAATTTATATTTACCTACTTTTTTTGTCTCTACAGCAACATCTGTCAAGTTACCTGTTTCTATAGTATCAGCGAAAGAAAATATGTTGTCATAGGTTGTTTTGGTATCTATCCAGGATGTACCGTTAT
This sequence is a window from Vallitalea longa. Protein-coding genes within it:
- a CDS encoding PKD domain-containing protein translates to LPNDVEDGDSDLDDSIIKSYSCTVEVEYYRQCHGTATKTNEAQLTKKAPIPQGYPIAILSVPEEVLVGEEIIADGSASIAPERSYIANYKWQVEAKDLPSEEGKKIIKLKYDEPQTVTITLTIVDNNGKTDKSIKDVIVKKKETVKPPSNWCPDVSLTGPTLVMQGDSFTLNISAEDKEDGMLKPTLSKPSCLVLDSSVQNGRNRAKFTKEGTYTVTAKATDSGGKSDTDSIEIEVCPPKPFAVITEKGDYKIGQTVVLDSSKSQPVSRTYPIDWKLTKWKIKPLGDLTSSDIFYKKLNDRETAFTSKKTGKVEISLTVTNTLGYSNTRTIERTIIGDTSPKADFTLVEKVYRDKDNDRKAIVKAFDKSTSPDGDTITKRAWFYAFDSNNDGVFSNETWYYNNGTSWIDTKTTYDNIFSFADTIETGNLTDVAVETKKVGKYKFALKVYEEHDNRLLEFIDMSYILTDDTEDKPAKECISEVDNIAPVTSVKVDISKDEVYDIVVATDYKDTDLMNLKTQLNLLKSTAFANNKDFNVHMITDQKKIGEQKETKDYNSYARIIDLKYYFEKGFYQYSNKDDDRDKEIDYHHDLQEEKIIYETTQGYTKPTIEFQKGDKVNWTTKTFSKKSENQHNSYELEGTEFQFYNPDNKAGTLVTHRECTDGWQQMLDGDYEFIACWLYHNIVIDDITVKVGDTWEYTNSTPHYFYHDINSIDFSDVKNIRYDKDSKKIFLCFIKGTDFDYKDSDKYDYEAAGIDNELMNYLKDNRFETYVIAPNDNIMEFKYDAKNYDSDINTQEYTLRDLAHCSNVRGRSMIGNETSQNWKDHLLHITEKNALVPTGTKIEDNTITLTFDENFDEGDELKLSLIQQQYKLADQAGNQLDGAKIDYDIKVENDMKQLSSLYFSYPPYQEIVNDKVQVKKILPEIVIYEDDKGVTKFAITDEEDSKISENIRELEGTSIKDVLSLPHSIVVLKADGSVESSGYICKDSNRYGHEYKLDSKWSNMKKIIYRRNVLYGLKKSGDVIRTGVYDSYGFGNIFYDNEYYKSNIVDMYTNRSYIHFIKEGDDMENIDEIITNGQSELIYLKKGDKYYASGKLMDLDYPVKQIIPVDYYEVLVIKPDDSFYVIEIDSRELQRENRYEDERVSDIYNVGKIKSIAMIGENNVWIQGTEDDFYLRNSYTDRTESRYIKIDDIDHIINSTTNDDIIIVMKNGKRHSFLNRATYSNNYEKTMKELEIPSDAKNYFINNLGKGYMLQDNSYYSRIVDYEDKYYDRREDEYIYGNKNKNGKFDKIISDYNFAIYLKDGKADVEGGSRVQENFGSIASYDDIKDIIKIRVSNYYRILFIIRENYISYKREHKDDDFPEGLKNYNDFRKKDIVKYLINVEKGTDISEDAEDNIHLYGLSKDGNLYRTDKSPGLKLIASKVQDIFRLEDEVIYLYEDDTLSKYGDGKKYEKYEGMFITPQFITLKLKGTDTKVSISKIGAQTDYIGKLREKVDYTMPLGKTQIHLGEHVNGGKKFMYKIFSKDENSIEEILYNQPIDRTWKEVKNLDLIQAEKDYYIGVVEVDIYDRVIRYSAMKAKSE